From the Ostrinia nubilalis chromosome 8, ilOstNubi1.1, whole genome shotgun sequence genome, one window contains:
- the LOC135073847 gene encoding ras-related and estrogen-regulated growth inhibitor-like protein, with the protein MKMTVNRIRVVVLGSARCGKSAVVVRYLTKRYIGEYSSTGDFLYQHRVAFDGATSEVEVLDTCGCAKRGCLADHLRWGDAFAVVYSVCDRRSFLAAAELLALLERTRLPGCTAVTLLGNKRDLEHARVVKAEEGQELSLRFGCQFYEVSAAESCAGAALAFHALLREARAMALLLPAPRRKLAAYSVSKVIGSILGLSNKSVRKKRPSLSI; encoded by the exons ctGTGGTCGTCCGGTATCTCACCAAGCGTTACATCGGCGAATACAGTTCGACTGGCG ATTTTCTATACCAACACCGGGTGGCGTTTGATGGAGCCACTTCTGAAGTCGAGGTCTTGGACACATGTGGATGTGCC AAACGTGGTTGCCTCGCGGACCACCTTCGCTGGGGTGATGCCTTTGCGGTGGTATACTCCGTGTGTGATCGTCGCTCGTTCCTGGCTGCAGCAGAACTGCTGGCTCTATTAGAGAGGACCAGGCTACCGGGATGCACCGCTGTCACGTTACTGGGAAACAAAAGGGACTTGGAACATGCCAG AGTGGTAAAAGCTGAGGAAGGCCAAGAACTATCCCTACGATTCGGGTGCCAATTCTATGAGGTGTCGGCGGCGGAGtcgtgcgcgggcgccgcgctgGCGTTCCACGCGCTGCTGCGAGAGGCGCGGGCGAtggcgctgctgctgcccgcgccgcgccgcaaGCTCGCCGCGTACTCCGTCTCCAAG GTAATCGGATCGATCCTCGGCCTCAGCAACAAGAGTGTGAGGAAGAAACGGCCCTCGCTCAGCATATGA